From one Deltaproteobacteria bacterium genomic stretch:
- a CDS encoding TIGR02147 family protein — translation MAKASQNGNQKAGSSGEQATLSVYGYMDYRVYLRDFYEFKKASHRGYSYRAFSKAAGFSAPNTLKLVIEGERNIGQGAIDQFVQGLNLKGAMAAYFATLVQMNQAKNDSDKEACFRILQQLTPQAKRRDLHADEVTYLSHWLYPVLREMVSLPEFREDPYWISRRLVGAASVNEVSQGLRFLIDAGFVVRNGDRLIPSDNMIFSSDEMRSLAIRNYHRQMLDLAKHAIDTLDISEREFGALTVMLPEMAVPALKERIKQFRRDIHSWAVHTVTEADPESVIQINVQMYPVTRKVNG, via the coding sequence ATGGCGAAAGCGAGTCAAAACGGGAATCAGAAAGCTGGCTCATCAGGAGAGCAGGCGACGCTGTCCGTTTATGGCTACATGGACTACCGGGTCTATCTTCGGGACTTTTACGAGTTTAAGAAGGCTAGCCATCGGGGCTATAGTTACCGGGCCTTCTCTAAAGCAGCGGGCTTTTCAGCTCCCAACACCTTAAAGTTAGTGATCGAAGGTGAGCGTAATATAGGACAAGGCGCCATCGATCAGTTTGTGCAGGGCCTCAATCTGAAAGGTGCCATGGCCGCCTATTTTGCCACGCTGGTCCAGATGAACCAGGCCAAGAACGACAGCGATAAGGAGGCCTGTTTTCGGATCCTCCAGCAACTCACGCCGCAGGCTAAGCGACGTGACCTCCACGCCGATGAAGTCACTTATCTAAGTCATTGGTTGTATCCCGTGCTGCGGGAAATGGTGTCACTACCAGAGTTTCGCGAAGATCCCTATTGGATTTCGCGCCGTTTGGTCGGAGCCGCATCAGTGAATGAAGTCAGTCAAGGTCTGCGCTTTTTAATCGATGCAGGATTTGTGGTGCGTAATGGGGACCGCCTGATACCCAGCGACAACATGATATTTTCCAGTGACGAAATGCGCAGCCTGGCGATTCGCAACTACCACCGGCAAATGCTCGACTTGGCTAAACATGCCATCGACACTTTGGACATCAGTGAGCGTGAATTCGGCGCCTTGACTGTGATGCTACCAGAGATGGCGGTTCCGGCCCTCAAGGAACGGATCAAACAATTTCGACGCGACATCCATAGCTGGGCGGTGCATACCGTCACCGAAGCTGATCCCGAGTCGGTGATTCAAATCAATGTGCAGATGTACCCCGTTACGAGGAAGGTGAACGGATGA
- a CDS encoding outer membrane lipoprotein-sorting protein, which yields MRRLDLKLGLLVSLISSSSIAGEAKPNADEIMKKLNDTKTPASVFTVVTLTISKGGSSVEKAFKSWSMKVNDDEQHTLIEFTKPNNTKILAHSRRKGNDDRWIKTSSGAPKRVANSGGDQYFVQSHFSYGDLDFARSKNFKHEALCEGAKCEVDYKGAPHYRIKSVPDTADADFAYLVNVVRVSDSSVDKVEYYAKDGKLIRELMIDERKDVKGYQIPTMVVMKMADSGDSSALKITEVEIESDKVKKQLFDKNLL from the coding sequence ATGCGTAGGTTAGACTTAAAGTTGGGTCTTTTGGTGTCCTTGATCTCTAGCAGTTCGATTGCAGGCGAAGCTAAACCTAACGCCGATGAGATTATGAAGAAGTTGAACGACACGAAGACCCCCGCCAGCGTCTTTACCGTGGTCACCTTGACCATTAGCAAGGGCGGGTCGTCGGTTGAAAAGGCGTTTAAGAGCTGGAGTATGAAAGTCAACGATGACGAGCAGCACACACTCATCGAATTTACAAAACCGAACAATACGAAAATTCTAGCTCACTCAAGGCGCAAAGGTAACGACGATCGCTGGATTAAGACCAGCTCAGGAGCTCCGAAAAGGGTCGCTAATTCTGGTGGTGATCAGTACTTTGTACAATCTCATTTTTCCTACGGCGACCTTGATTTTGCGCGATCCAAAAACTTCAAACACGAGGCCCTGTGCGAAGGCGCTAAATGCGAAGTAGACTACAAAGGTGCACCGCATTATCGTATCAAATCGGTACCCGATACAGCGGATGCAGACTTTGCTTATCTGGTCAATGTGGTGCGCGTCAGTGACAGCTCGGTGGACAAGGTCGAATATTATGCGAAAGACGGTAAACTTATCCGTGAGCTCATGATTGACGAGCGCAAGGATGTTAAGGGCTATCAGATTCCCACGATGGTAGTCATGAAGATGGCGGATTCTGGTGATTCATCGGCATTAAAAATCACCGAGGTCGAGATTGAATCTGATAAGGTGAAGAAACAGCTTTTTGACAAGAATTTGTTGTGA
- a CDS encoding FtsX-like permease family protein has product MQSSGLIFRQISRIARRNVMRNWRQSFSTILAIAAGFASVALFDGFMALLDRQVVESTRHRGMLGDLMIQQHGALQAGHQDPWHHSLDQKQQKFITEFLGQDPEVERYTKILDMYGIVSAGQQSAVFAGYGYELEAGGAMRGDKWFWNTSAGVPLERAKEPSVILASGLGRIVGCDPLVNDKGGKFLRSDGSFVPEERAFKCATDQVSLTVTTEAGQANIVNFPVAGIHDPGVRDLLKRHAVTDLASAQQMLDTDKISSFHVQLRDPSKIDEFTSRLKAAEAAMPFHLEVVKTFKHPMIDQVVKGLSLQRTIRNIFLVIVVFIVVMAVTNTMMKAVKERTREIGTLRSLGFLRRHIVAMFSLEGMYLSLFACMAGLGSTFVLRELIHLAEIKFSAGMMSNPISIQVISLPMTWAVTGMVLVVLATLTANLASRRAAMMVIADAMRDT; this is encoded by the coding sequence ATGCAAAGCAGTGGTCTCATATTTAGGCAGATTTCGCGCATAGCCCGTCGTAATGTCATGCGTAACTGGCGTCAGAGTTTTTCCACCATACTTGCCATTGCTGCGGGATTCGCTTCGGTGGCTTTGTTTGACGGTTTTATGGCTTTACTGGATCGACAAGTTGTCGAGTCGACGCGTCATCGCGGTATGTTAGGGGACCTGATGATCCAGCAACACGGTGCTTTGCAAGCCGGACACCAGGATCCTTGGCATCATTCCCTCGATCAGAAGCAGCAGAAATTCATCACAGAATTTCTGGGTCAAGATCCTGAGGTGGAGCGATACACCAAGATTCTTGATATGTATGGCATTGTGTCGGCCGGGCAGCAATCGGCTGTATTTGCTGGATACGGCTACGAGTTAGAAGCCGGTGGAGCCATGCGTGGTGATAAATGGTTTTGGAATACTTCAGCTGGGGTGCCTCTGGAAAGGGCCAAGGAACCGTCAGTGATTCTTGCCAGTGGGTTAGGGCGGATTGTAGGGTGCGATCCCTTAGTAAACGATAAAGGTGGTAAGTTCCTCAGATCTGACGGCAGCTTTGTGCCTGAGGAGAGAGCCTTTAAATGTGCGACAGACCAAGTGAGTCTAACCGTGACGACTGAGGCCGGCCAAGCTAACATCGTCAATTTTCCCGTAGCGGGTATCCACGACCCTGGTGTACGGGATCTACTCAAGCGACATGCGGTAACGGACTTAGCTTCGGCGCAGCAAATGCTCGACACCGACAAAATTTCTTCGTTTCACGTGCAATTGCGTGATCCATCAAAAATTGACGAGTTCACTAGCAGGCTGAAAGCCGCCGAAGCAGCCATGCCTTTTCATCTAGAAGTGGTGAAGACCTTCAAGCACCCGATGATCGACCAGGTCGTCAAGGGGCTGAGTCTCCAACGGACCATTCGCAATATTTTCCTCGTGATCGTGGTCTTTATCGTGGTGATGGCCGTGACCAATACGATGATGAAGGCAGTCAAAGAGCGGACTCGCGAGATTGGCACCCTGAGGAGCCTGGGATTTCTCCGGCGCCACATTGTGGCCATGTTCTCGCTTGAGGGTATGTATCTGAGCCTTTTTGCCTGCATGGCGGGACTTGGTAGCACATTTGTCCTACGCGAGCTGATACATTTAGCTGAGATCAAATTCAGCGCAGGTATGATGAGCAATCCGATCAGTATCCAAGTGATCAGCCTGCCGATGACCTGGGCCGTGACCGGTATGGTGTTAGTTGTACTTGCGACCTTAACGGCGAATTTAGCGTCAAGGCGGGCAGCAATGATGGTAATTGCTGATGCGATGAGGGACACTTGA
- a CDS encoding outer membrane lipoprotein-sorting protein gives MRSINLSLLRRATMSKVFSTTRKLFVAFTFPLLATAQAADAPSAEELLKDADRARGAVDVGMTWNSNVETVDGKNTSKIVYLIKAKGDQAVAETMEPDTSKGEYMVFKERNLWFVKPGMKRPVVISARQKLTGPASNADIVSTNYFRDYDGSIVGEEKVGGVDCWKMELKAKAKNVSYNGIRYWVAKANHLGLKAEFLSIKGEPFKLAEFKYENKISSSGKERPFMSKILIKDAQRADSSSTIVVSTPKIIDVPDGSLDVKNFIK, from the coding sequence ATGAGGTCGATCAACCTGAGTCTATTACGGAGAGCAACCATGTCAAAAGTTTTCAGTACTACGCGTAAATTGTTTGTGGCGTTCACATTTCCACTACTGGCCACGGCCCAGGCAGCTGATGCGCCCTCGGCAGAGGAACTTTTGAAGGATGCCGACCGTGCGCGAGGAGCGGTCGATGTCGGCATGACTTGGAATTCAAACGTTGAAACTGTTGACGGCAAAAACACCAGTAAGATTGTCTACCTCATTAAAGCTAAAGGTGATCAGGCCGTTGCAGAGACCATGGAACCAGATACCAGTAAGGGTGAATATATGGTGTTTAAGGAGCGGAATCTTTGGTTCGTCAAGCCAGGTATGAAGCGTCCCGTCGTTATCTCGGCGCGACAGAAGTTAACGGGGCCGGCGTCCAACGCAGACATAGTTTCGACCAATTATTTTCGTGATTACGACGGGTCCATAGTCGGTGAGGAAAAAGTAGGTGGTGTTGATTGTTGGAAGATGGAGCTTAAGGCAAAGGCAAAAAATGTCAGCTATAACGGCATTCGTTACTGGGTAGCTAAGGCTAACCATCTAGGTCTGAAAGCCGAATTTCTAAGCATCAAAGGCGAGCCGTTCAAGTTAGCCGAATTCAAGTACGAAAACAAAATTTCAAGCAGCGGCAAAGAGCGGCCCTTTATGAGCAAGATTCTTATCAAAGATGCCCAACGAGCTGATAGCAGTTCGACGATTGTGGTATCAACACCGAAAATTATCGATGTTCCTGATGGCAGTCTGGACGTCAAAAATTTCATCAAGTGA
- a CDS encoding ABC transporter permease → MNLQLFRIAARNLSRNRRRNIATGSALGLGFAGLLAITGFHEQVEHNLRAYTVYGARTGHILLYKHEGLDKFETNPREYGLDERDLQAIKRITAEMPEVEYEGAQLIGPGLVSNGCQSVPFYATGIDPELDRRLQQHAYNVRWNGGLSSLKKGRELWAYNADESVIMLSTGLATLVGKNSPRDPEQAGGSSDPIDCAAADLNDKLNADSLVQLAGYSWAGMMTGYDASVTGIFATSNSFFDSAAARLPLAQLQKLYGTRGATSYSLWLKDEEDVPAVMMSLKSKLATAGLNFDVFAWNDPGVSPHYDGMSKFIVTVTGFIATIIAAVVALSVSNSATMTIIERAREVGMMRSLGFTRRWIRVLFVTEIACIALIALISGAAFGFVMIMGLNALGLPLDIPGIISGLKVKMLIDQGTISRGGIAIFVLAVTSALYAVWNVAKNNIAYLLTGTHR, encoded by the coding sequence ATGAATCTTCAACTATTCAGGATTGCTGCGCGCAACCTGTCGCGCAATCGGCGTCGAAATATAGCTACGGGTTCGGCTTTAGGGCTCGGGTTTGCCGGGCTACTGGCCATCACCGGCTTTCATGAACAGGTCGAGCACAACCTGCGGGCGTATACCGTATATGGTGCGAGAACCGGCCACATACTTTTATACAAGCACGAGGGGCTTGATAAGTTTGAAACAAATCCCCGCGAATATGGTCTCGACGAACGAGACCTACAAGCCATCAAGAGAATCACGGCAGAGATGCCGGAGGTTGAATACGAGGGGGCGCAGTTAATCGGGCCTGGATTGGTGAGTAACGGGTGCCAGTCCGTACCGTTTTACGCCACAGGTATCGACCCCGAGCTCGATCGGCGGCTGCAGCAGCACGCTTACAACGTACGGTGGAACGGCGGTCTGAGTAGTCTTAAGAAAGGGCGGGAACTGTGGGCCTACAACGCGGATGAGTCGGTCATCATGCTTAGCACTGGTCTTGCCACTTTGGTCGGGAAAAATAGCCCGAGAGATCCCGAGCAAGCCGGTGGCAGCAGTGATCCCATTGACTGTGCTGCGGCAGATCTCAATGACAAGCTGAATGCTGATTCTCTCGTTCAGCTCGCTGGCTACAGCTGGGCAGGTATGATGACGGGTTACGATGCCAGTGTGACGGGCATCTTCGCTACATCCAATTCCTTTTTCGACAGCGCCGCGGCTCGGTTGCCCCTAGCCCAGTTGCAAAAGCTCTACGGCACGCGTGGAGCGACATCGTATTCGCTGTGGCTGAAGGACGAGGAAGATGTTCCAGCCGTGATGATGAGCCTAAAATCGAAACTGGCTACGGCTGGTCTGAACTTCGATGTTTTCGCGTGGAACGATCCTGGTGTCTCGCCGCACTACGACGGGATGTCCAAATTTATCGTAACAGTGACTGGATTTATAGCAACCATCATCGCGGCCGTGGTAGCTTTGTCGGTTTCCAACTCTGCAACAATGACCATCATTGAGCGCGCACGCGAAGTCGGCATGATGCGGTCGCTGGGTTTTACAAGGCGATGGATACGCGTTCTTTTCGTCACAGAAATCGCCTGTATCGCTCTCATAGCACTGATTTCTGGTGCAGCGTTTGGCTTTGTGATGATCATGGGACTAAATGCGCTGGGCCTACCGCTCGATATTCCAGGGATTATATCAGGTCTCAAAGTAAAGATGCTGATCGACCAGGGTACAATAAGCCGCGGTGGGATTGCCATATTTGTTCTTGCCGTGACAAGCGCACTTTACGCGGTCTGGAATGTAGCCAAAAACAACATTGCCTATTTACTCACTGGAACTCACCGTTGA
- a CDS encoding ABC transporter ATP-binding protein, with protein MHVKHLNDAENREPQLLTATADAIVRLSSLVKSYKLGQTVVPALRGLSLELNRGEFTAVIGASGSGKSTLLNMIGCIDEPESGSIVIDGVDVLSLDDNERSRLRNQKIGFIFQSFNLVPVLTVAENVELPLLINPTVPASERRERVHQALEDVGCSRFVRNLPDQLSGGQRQRVAIARALAGNPDLVLADEPTANLDSENSHRIIDLMLDLNARRRVTFLFSTHDEKLMGRVSRIVHIADGVIKS; from the coding sequence ATGCATGTCAAGCACCTCAATGATGCTGAAAACCGAGAGCCCCAACTCCTCACTGCCACAGCCGATGCTATCGTAAGGCTCAGTAGCCTAGTTAAAAGCTATAAGCTCGGGCAGACCGTCGTCCCTGCCTTGCGAGGGCTCAGTCTGGAACTCAACCGTGGTGAGTTCACAGCTGTGATCGGTGCCTCTGGTTCCGGCAAAAGTACACTACTGAACATGATCGGGTGTATCGATGAACCTGAGTCGGGTTCTATTGTCATTGATGGTGTTGATGTACTGTCGCTTGATGATAATGAGAGAAGCCGGCTGCGTAACCAAAAGATTGGATTCATATTCCAGTCATTTAACCTAGTACCGGTACTTACTGTCGCCGAGAACGTCGAGCTTCCACTACTGATTAACCCCACCGTCCCAGCCTCAGAACGGCGGGAGCGGGTGCATCAGGCTCTCGAAGACGTAGGCTGTAGTCGGTTTGTGCGTAACCTTCCAGATCAGCTATCCGGTGGGCAGCGTCAGCGTGTAGCGATCGCTCGAGCGCTAGCTGGTAATCCGGATTTGGTACTGGCCGACGAGCCCACTGCAAACCTGGACTCCGAGAATTCCCATCGCATCATCGATCTTATGTTGGATCTCAATGCGCGGCGGCGCGTGACTTTTCTCTTCTCGACCCACGACGAGAAGTTGATGGGCCGCGTGTCGCGCATCGTTCACATAGCCGACGGGGTCATTAAGTCATGA
- the aceA gene encoding isocitrate lyase, with product MRPDKKAAVSALEKDWASNPRWQGIKRPYSATEVAQLRPALNIEYSLAKHGADRFWRQLQSESYVNALGALTGAQAVQMVKAGLKAIYMSGWQVAADANLSGQTYPDQSLYPSNSVPALVRRINAALARADLIEQGEGKETVEDWYAPILADAEAGFGGPLHAFELMKGMIEAGAAAVHFEDQLAAEKKCGHLGGKVLVPTSQFIRTLTAARLAADVCNVPTCIVARTDALGATLLTSDIDAYDKSFITGERTSEGYFRVKAGLESAIARSLAYAPYADLLWFETSVPDIGEAREFSKAIHAKYPNKYLAYNCSPSFNWEKKLSAKQIASFQTDLAELGYKFQFITLAGWHSVNYHMYDLAYAYKDKGMTAFVDLQSREFKKEAEGYTATKHQREVGTGYFDKILMTVSGGQAATAAYAGSTEEEQFHK from the coding sequence ATGAGACCGGACAAAAAGGCTGCCGTCAGTGCCCTCGAAAAAGACTGGGCCAGTAACCCACGTTGGCAGGGTATTAAACGCCCTTACAGTGCCACTGAGGTAGCCCAGCTAAGGCCTGCGTTGAACATTGAGTACAGCTTGGCAAAGCACGGTGCCGACCGGTTTTGGCGCCAGCTACAGAGCGAAAGTTATGTCAACGCATTAGGTGCGCTGACAGGGGCTCAGGCCGTGCAGATGGTTAAAGCGGGGCTCAAGGCCATTTACATGAGCGGCTGGCAGGTAGCTGCTGATGCCAACTTGTCCGGCCAAACTTATCCCGACCAGAGCCTTTATCCTTCAAATAGCGTTCCGGCCCTAGTGCGGCGTATCAATGCCGCACTAGCGCGCGCTGACCTCATCGAGCAGGGCGAGGGTAAGGAGACGGTCGAGGATTGGTATGCACCGATCCTAGCTGATGCTGAGGCGGGATTTGGTGGGCCACTCCATGCATTTGAATTGATGAAGGGTATGATCGAGGCTGGCGCAGCCGCCGTCCACTTCGAGGATCAGTTGGCGGCGGAGAAGAAGTGCGGTCACCTTGGTGGTAAAGTGCTCGTCCCCACATCTCAGTTTATTCGGACGCTCACAGCTGCCCGTTTGGCGGCGGATGTATGCAATGTCCCGACTTGCATCGTGGCGCGTACGGACGCTCTGGGCGCCACCCTACTCACCTCGGATATTGACGCCTATGATAAGTCCTTTATCACCGGTGAGAGAACAAGTGAGGGGTACTTCCGTGTTAAAGCTGGTCTGGAATCGGCGATAGCTCGTTCTCTCGCCTACGCCCCTTATGCTGATCTCTTGTGGTTTGAGACTTCAGTTCCCGATATTGGCGAGGCTAGAGAGTTTAGTAAGGCTATCCATGCCAAGTATCCTAATAAGTATCTGGCCTATAACTGCTCGCCTTCATTCAATTGGGAGAAGAAGCTCAGCGCCAAACAGATCGCCAGTTTCCAGACTGACCTAGCCGAGCTGGGATATAAATTCCAGTTTATAACCTTAGCTGGTTGGCACTCGGTCAACTACCACATGTACGACCTTGCTTATGCGTATAAAGACAAAGGTATGACGGCATTTGTGGATTTACAGTCGCGTGAGTTTAAGAAAGAGGCTGAAGGCTACACTGCCACCAAACATCAGCGAGAAGTCGGTACAGGGTACTTTGACAAGATTCTGATGACGGTAAGCGGTGGGCAGGCAGCGACAGCCGCCTACGCTGGATCCACAGAAGAGGAACAATTTCACAAATAA